The genomic segment TGAAATTTACCTCGTCGACTCTTTGTGGAATATTTCTCCATTTTCCAAAATAGAAATTGATACCAACACCATTCATTTCAATCGTCTACAATTTAAAAGCAGAGACCAGGAATTAGTGGTAAATGGCACCATTTCGCACAACAAAAACGACATGCTAACCTTGACCATCAAGGATTTTGAATTATCAAATCTAAATGCCCTTACAAAAAATGCAGGAATTGCTTTGCTTGGGAAAATCAATGGAAGAGCTGACATTGCCGATGTTTATGACGATCTTATCGTGACATCAAACATCAAGGTCAATAAACTAAATTTAAACAAGGAATTAGTAGGTGACGGAGATATCAAAAGCATATATGATTTAGTGAATAAGGCTGTTCGAATCGACGCCGGTTTTACCCGAGACGACTATAAAACCCTTTCAGTAAATGGTTATTACTATCCAGAACGTGAAGAAAATGCACTCAACTTTGATGTGCTTTTGGAAAAATTACCTCTTAAAGTAGCACAACCTTTTACCAAAGGCATAGTTTCTAATTTGGGCGGAACTGCTACCGGTATGATTCACTTCGGTGGAACCTTCGAAAAAATCCAAACTCAAGGAACCGTAAAATTTAATCATGCTGTTGCTACCATTGACTATTTAAATACCACTTACACCTTCGACCATTCCGTTAAACTTACTCCTGAAGCTATCGAAATCAATGAACTCAAACTCCTCGATGGTGAAAAAAACGAAGGAATAGTCAATGGAAAAGTTTACCATCACCATTTTAGCAAAATTGAATTCGAACTAAATTTAAAAGCGAAAAAATTGATAGCCCTAAATACCAATGGGCTTCAAAACAATATGTACTTTGGAAAGGCCTACGTAACCGGACTCTTAAAAATGAGAGGTGACCCAAAAAACATACTCTTTGAGGCAGGATTAAAAACAGAAAAAGGCACACAGTTTAATATCCCGCTTGGAGGAACTAGCGAAGTAGGAACCATTGATTTTGTTAGGTTTGTTTCTAAAAAAGAAAAAAATATTAATCAAAAAAAAGCTACCAAGATAGATGCAACCGGAATTTCAGTAAACCTCAATTTAGATGTTACAACCGATGCAGAAGTAAAAATAATCTTCGATGAAAAAGTTGGAGATATCATAACAGGAAGGGGTACCGGCAATATTGAGTTAGGAATCAATACCAAAGGAAACTTTGAAATGTTTGGTGAATTCACTATCGAAAGCGGTGGTTATCTGTTTACGTTGCAAAACCTAATTAACAAACAATTTGTTATTGAAAAAGCAGGTACAATTAAATGGTCCGGTAATCCCTTTGATGCTGATTTAAACCTGGTTGCCAATTATCCAACCAAAGCATCCGTTTACGACCTTTTACTCGATCCCCAATACCAAACAAGTTCCTACAAAATCGATTGTAAAATGTTAATGACAGGTCGATTAATGAATCCTACCATCAACTTTGATATTGACCTGCCCAATGCAACTGCCGATATTCGTCGAAATGTAGAAAATGCCATTCCTGCAGAAGATAAAAACAAACAGGTTTTTGGTTTACTCGTTTTAAATCGCTTCTTCCCCTCCTCTACCAGCGCCAATGTTTCAGGCAGCAACTCCGTAATTGGGGCAGGAAACCAAGGTACCAGCAATGCCAGTTCCCTTGCCAACAGCACCAGCGAATTGTTGAGTAGTCAGCTCAGTAACATGCTTTCCCAAATAAGCAAGGATTTTGACGTTGGGGTGAAATACCGCCCCGGTGACCCACTTACCAGTCAGGAATTGGAAGTGCTTTTTTCAACCCAAATCTTTAATAACCGAATCAGTATTGATGGGGCCTTGGGTTATAAACAAAATAACAGCGGTGCAAGCTCCAGCCAAACCAATATACTCGGCGATATTAACGTGGAATACAAAATCACTTCCGATGGACGCTTTCGTGCAAAAGCATTCAACAAAACCAACGATGTTAATTTGGTCAATTCCAACGCTGCTCCTTATACCCAAGGAATCGGAATCTCGGTAAGAAGAGAATTTGATACTCTCGGCGAATTGTTTAAAATCTTCTTAAAAAAGAAGCAAACAGCCAACAATCCTACTTAAATAAATGTATTCAATTCTCATTCATCTTTTCTTTGCCTTTTAGAATTACCCTTTGAACTATCAACTAAAATATGGATTATTAGGAATTGTATTGACCATGATACTTTATTCGTGTAGCTCGACCCGAAGGTTGAATTCCAATGAATACCTGTTAGTTAAAAATGAAATAGTACTTAATAACCCCAAAGTATCAAAAGAAGATCTTAACTCACTTATCAAACAAAAGCCCAACCGTAAAATATTCGGTTACTGGCGATTCCATTTGATGCTTCACAATTGGGGAAGTGGTAAAAACGATTCAACAAAATTCAAACGTTGGCTTCGGAAAATAGGTGAAGCCCCGGTTGTGCTGGATTCCTTCCAAACGCAACGAACCAAGTCTCAACTTTTGGCCTATTTGAAAAATAAAGGATATTTTCATGGAAAAGTCAGCGATTCGGTTACTGTAAAAAAGAAAAAAGCTAAAGTGCATTATTACATCGAACCGGGCATTCCATACACCATTCGTAATTACACGTATGCGGCCGATGATTCCATCCTTATTTTAATTGCTCACAGCGCAGAACGTATCAATAAATTAGTATTTCCCGGACATGTTTTTGATTCGGATATCCTGGACGAAGAAAGAGCCAAACTTACCCGTGAAATGAAAATGAAAGGGTATTTTTACTTTGAAAAAGATTATATCCGTTTCGATGCAGACACCTCGGTTGGCAATCGTCAGGTTGATTTGAAATGCATCATCAATACCCCCCTCGTTCCCGATTCCATTAAACCGGATTCTCTAGTCCCGGGACACCATCAGATTTACAAACTGGGTAAAATTTTCATTCATACCCAATTTAACCCCAAAGCATTAGAATTTGGGAAACTCGATACCATCGTTTATAATGGATATATTTTCACCTACCAAAAGAAACTTAAATTCAATCCGGAAACCCTGCTCGATAATATCTTTCTGCATTCCGGACGTGGTTACCAAATAAATCAAATTGAACAAACTTACAGACGACTTGGAGACCTCAAAAACTTTCGGTTTACCAATATTTCTTTTGCTCCCGATACCAGCCGAAAAAATGAAAACATTCTCCAAACCTATATTGCATTAACACCTTCGCCAAAGCAGGCTTTTAGCTTCGATTTCCAGGGTACCAATACCTCCAGCAACCTCGGTATTTCCTTTAACGTAGGCTACCAAAACCGAAATATTTTTACAGGTGCCGAAATGCTTGAAGTAAAGCTCCTCGGCGGATTGGAAAACCAAATCGTATCCAGTAGCGTGGACCGAAGAATCTGGAACCTCCCCTTCAACACCCTGGAAGGCGGGGGAGAGATCAACCTCTATTTCCCTAAATTCATTTTGCCCTTTGGTCTCTCCAAATTGTCTCAAAGAGTTAGTGCTCCCAAAACCCAGTTAAAAACCCAATACAATTTGCAACAACGTCCGGATTTTACCCGAAACAACCTGCGATTCTCCTACGGAATTAGCTTCAAAAAAGGTAATTTCCATAAGTTTTTTCTAAACATCTATGAAATTAACCGGGTAAATGTGTACGACCAAAGTCAGGCATTTACCGACCGCCTCAATGCCATTAACGACCTGGCAGTGCGCTTTTCCTATCAACCTCACTTTACCACATCCACTAATTTTACCTACCAATACAGCAACCAAATTGTCTCCAAACTAAGAAGCTTTTCTTACTTCCGTTTTTACCTTGAATCCGCCGGTAGCACGGTTTACGGAATTGCCAAATTAGCCAAAGCCAAAACCGATACGTCCGGAAATTACCTCATTGGAGGAATTCCATTTTCACAGTATATCAAAACCGAAATCGATTACCGGCATTATTTTATCATCAATACCTGGAGCCAATTTGTTGTTCGATTTAACGGTGGTTTAGGAATTCCTCTTACCAATTTAAAAACTCTTCCGTATGAGAGTAACTTTTTCGGTGGTGGAGCCAATGGTATCAGGGCCTGGAAATTTAGGCGTTTGGGTCCGGGTTCATCCGAAGCCTCCCTGCTCGATCAGTTTGGAGATACCAAACTGGAATTCAATGCAGAATACCGTTTTGGAGTTTACAAATTCTTTAAAGCTGCCCTTTTTGCCGATGCCGGAAACGTGTGGTTTACCCCGTGGAATGCCATTAAAAGTCCGAAAGGAACCTTTGCCTTTAGCCGCTTTTACAAGGAAATTGCAGTGGGTGCCGGCTTAGGCTTGAGACTTGATTTTAACTTCTTCATCATCCGTTTAGATGTTGCCTTAAAACTTCATAATCCGGTAAAACCCGAAGGTCAACGTTGGTTCTCTGACTTGACTTACCAAAAAGACGAAAATTCACCTGCTAAATTTAATATCTTAAAAGTGCCTGAATATCAAATCGGTATTGGTTATCCTTTCTAGTATTTCTTCAAGAAAAGCCTATTTTCTAAACTTCATTATCCTATTCGTAAAGGTATTTTTAAAAACTAGTTGGCGGGTCCCATTCGCCTACCAGCCGGTATAAAAACTCCAACTGAACTACAAGGCTCATGGTCGGGCTATCGGCTGTAGTCCTCGTCAACCGCAGTACCGAAAGGATTCGGTACTGCGGTTTCCTGTGGGCTACTTGCCTCTATCCCTACCCGAAAGAAGGTGCAAGTTCGAACCACCATACATGATCCAAAAGGAACAACCATCATAAGCTTAAATTAATACAATAGTCAAAAATCAAATTTACATCGATATTATTGACAATTAAAGTTCAAAAAACTATACTAAGGGCTTGCACCCGGGGCAACGATAGAGGCAAGTAGCTTTAAGGCAACGCAGCGATTAGCGGAGTTGTCTTAAACTACAGCCGAAAGCGTGACCCGAACGCCTTGCACAAAGTATGAATTTTGCAACTATTTGGTTGGCGGAAGGGGGCCCCCCAACTTATAATAAAAGAATATTTAAACTGAATTTATTCGTTAAAAAAAACCGTAGTTGCACCCATTCCATACCGATTATAATCTCCATTGGTAATTGTTACCGCCGGATAAGTACGTAAAATTTTCAATGTCTCCTCTTTTAATACGCCGGCACCAACCCCATGAATAAAAGTCACCTTTTGGGTGTGCTCTGCCATTGCCCGATCCATCACACGCCTCACTTCCTTGAGCTGAATCATCAACTTTTCGTGGTTGCTTAGTCCCACAAAATAGGTTTCCAGCTTTTCAATGTGCAAATCTACCTCCAATTCTACCTTCACAACCGGAACCAAACGAGGGGCAGGAACCTTGATTTTGGGCTTCTCCATGGTAATCGGATGTGAAACTATTTTCTTCTCGGCAGCCAAAACCAATAAGGGTTTTGAAAAATTAGAATAGTCTAGAAACAAATTGGAATTGAATAACTTAGGTGACTTTACTTTCAACAAATCATCTACCACCTCCACTGATTTTTTAATAGGCAAATGATAGGCAATTGCCTGCA from the Bacteroidia bacterium genome contains:
- a CDS encoding outer membrane protein assembly factor — protein: MNYQLKYGLLGIVLTMILYSCSSTRRLNSNEYLLVKNEIVLNNPKVSKEDLNSLIKQKPNRKIFGYWRFHLMLHNWGSGKNDSTKFKRWLRKIGEAPVVLDSFQTQRTKSQLLAYLKNKGYFHGKVSDSVTVKKKKAKVHYYIEPGIPYTIRNYTYAADDSILILIAHSAERINKLVFPGHVFDSDILDEERAKLTREMKMKGYFYFEKDYIRFDADTSVGNRQVDLKCIINTPLVPDSIKPDSLVPGHHQIYKLGKIFIHTQFNPKALEFGKLDTIVYNGYIFTYQKKLKFNPETLLDNIFLHSGRGYQINQIEQTYRRLGDLKNFRFTNISFAPDTSRKNENILQTYIALTPSPKQAFSFDFQGTNTSSNLGISFNVGYQNRNIFTGAEMLEVKLLGGLENQIVSSSVDRRIWNLPFNTLEGGGEINLYFPKFILPFGLSKLSQRVSAPKTQLKTQYNLQQRPDFTRNNLRFSYGISFKKGNFHKFFLNIYEINRVNVYDQSQAFTDRLNAINDLAVRFSYQPHFTTSTNFTYQYSNQIVSKLRSFSYFRFYLESAGSTVYGIAKLAKAKTDTSGNYLIGGIPFSQYIKTEIDYRHYFIINTWSQFVVRFNGGLGIPLTNLKTLPYESNFFGGGANGIRAWKFRRLGPGSSEASLLDQFGDTKLEFNAEYRFGVYKFFKAALFADAGNVWFTPWNAIKSPKGTFAFSRFYKEIAVGAGLGLRLDFNFFIIRLDVALKLHNPVKPEGQRWFSDLTYQKDENSPAKFNILKVPEYQIGIGYPF